DNA sequence from the Pseudobacteriovorax antillogorgiicola genome:
ACCCTGATCAAAACTCACTGCCGTACTTCGTGAGAAAAGAGTTTGAAAAATTCCTTAGCTGCGGTCTCCTAAAACATGGTTTTGTGAGATTAAAATGCTCGGATTGCTCCGAGTCTCTTATAGTAGCTTTCAGCTGCAAATGTCGGGGGTTTTGCCCAAGTTGTGCGGGTCGAAGAATGTCAG
Encoded proteins:
- a CDS encoding transposase zinc-binding domain-containing protein, which codes for MEDSFSEYKRRDPESTILYQVLQQNMDQFFQTVDSNPDQNSLPYFVRKEFEKFLSCGLLKHGFVRLKCSDCSESLIVAFSCKCRGFCPSCAGRRMS